One Euphorbia lathyris chromosome 1, ddEupLath1.1, whole genome shotgun sequence DNA segment encodes these proteins:
- the LOC136232638 gene encoding transcription factor PIF7-like isoform X2, translated as MSNYEVAELTWENGQLGLTELSRTSETLECIVHQATCQHHSSGHQPLVKKRTRSESDYATLSVNGSNCMDQTNNKSWANSFDSPPSFKHNKTTFEDSASLGASENQDEDGETKTETVKSGSSRRNRAASVHNQSERRRRDRINQKMKALQKLVPNASKTDKASMLDEVIEYLKQLKAQIQVMSTARNNMMSFGMQFQMSLLARMGMIGIGYPPPTSTTAPFLRLPFLVPSIIHPHAHAPPPPTQSMNMEVYKKMAGVYLQQLNQTTQKPSNQ; from the exons at GTCAAATTACGAGGTTGCAGAGCTAACATGGGAGAATGGGCAACTAGGGTTGACTGAACTAAGTAGGACCAGCGAAACGCTAGAGTGTATTGTCCATCAAGCCACGTGCCAACACCATAGTTCTGGCCACCAGCCCCTGGTGAAGAAACGTACAAGATCAGAGTCAGATTATGCAACATTAAGTGTGAATGGTAGCAATTGTATGGATCAGACTAATAATAAGAGTTGGGCTAATTCTTTTGATTCTCCTCCAAGCTTCAAGCATAATAAAACTACTTTTGAGGATTCTGCTTCTCTTGGTGCATCG GAAAACCAAGATGAAGATGGAGAGACAAAGACAGAAACAGTAAAATCAGGGTCCAGCAGAAGAAATCGAGCTGCTTCTGTTCATAATCAGTCTGAGCGG AGACGAAGAGATAGGATAAATCAGAAAATGAAAGCTTTACAGAAGCTGGTTCCAAATGCAAGTAAG ACAGATAAAGCATCAATGCTGGATGAAGTGATAGAGTACCTAAAACAATTAAAGGCACAAATACAAGTGATGAGCACTGCAAGAAATAATATGATGTCTTTTGGGATGCAATTTCAGATGTCTCTTCTTGCCCGTATGGGTATGATTGGAATTGGGTATCCACCACCCACCAGTACTACGGCGCCGTTTCTTCGTCTTCCCTTTCTGGTTCCCTCTATCATCCATCCTCATGCTCATGCTCCTCCTCCACCCACTCAA TCAATGAATATGGAAGTTTATAAGAAGATGGCAGGAGTGTATCTACAGCAACTCAACCAGACCACACAAAAACCAAGCAATCAATAA
- the LOC136232638 gene encoding transcription factor PIF7-like isoform X1, which translates to MSNYEVAELTWENGQLGLTELSRTSETLECIVHQATCQHHSSGHQPLVKKRTRSESDYATLSVNGSNCMDQTNNKSWANSFDSPPSFKHNKTTFEDSASLGASENQDEDGETKTETVKSGSSRRNRAASVHNQSERRRRDRINQKMKALQKLVPNASKTDKASMLDEVIEYLKQLKAQIQVMSTARNNMMSFGMQFQMSLLARMGMIGIGYPPPTSTTAPFLRLPFLVPSIIHPHAHAPPPPTQSMNMEVYKKMAGVYLQQLNQTTQKPSNQ; encoded by the exons AT GTCAAATTACGAGGTTGCAGAGCTAACATGGGAGAATGGGCAACTAGGGTTGACTGAACTAAGTAGGACCAGCGAAACGCTAGAGTGTATTGTCCATCAAGCCACGTGCCAACACCATAGTTCTGGCCACCAGCCCCTGGTGAAGAAACGTACAAGATCAGAGTCAGATTATGCAACATTAAGTGTGAATGGTAGCAATTGTATGGATCAGACTAATAATAAGAGTTGGGCTAATTCTTTTGATTCTCCTCCAAGCTTCAAGCATAATAAAACTACTTTTGAGGATTCTGCTTCTCTTGGTGCATCG GAAAACCAAGATGAAGATGGAGAGACAAAGACAGAAACAGTAAAATCAGGGTCCAGCAGAAGAAATCGAGCTGCTTCTGTTCATAATCAGTCTGAGCGG AGACGAAGAGATAGGATAAATCAGAAAATGAAAGCTTTACAGAAGCTGGTTCCAAATGCAAGTAAG ACAGATAAAGCATCAATGCTGGATGAAGTGATAGAGTACCTAAAACAATTAAAGGCACAAATACAAGTGATGAGCACTGCAAGAAATAATATGATGTCTTTTGGGATGCAATTTCAGATGTCTCTTCTTGCCCGTATGGGTATGATTGGAATTGGGTATCCACCACCCACCAGTACTACGGCGCCGTTTCTTCGTCTTCCCTTTCTGGTTCCCTCTATCATCCATCCTCATGCTCATGCTCCTCCTCCACCCACTCAA TCAATGAATATGGAAGTTTATAAGAAGATGGCAGGAGTGTATCTACAGCAACTCAACCAGACCACACAAAAACCAAGCAATCAATAA
- the LOC136232638 gene encoding transcription factor PIF7-like isoform X3: MSNYEVAELTWENGQLGLTELSRTSETLECIVHQATCQHHSSGHQPLVKKRTRSESDYATLSVNGSNCMDQTNNKSWANSFDSPPSFKHNKTTFEDSASLGASENQDEDGETKTETVKSGSSRRNRAASVHNQSERRRRDRINQKMKALQKLVPNAMQTDKASMLDEVIEYLKQLKAQIQVMSTARNNMMSFGMQFQMSLLARMGMIGIGYPPPTSTTAPFLRLPFLVPSIIHPHAHAPPPPTQSMNMEVYKKMAGVYLQQLNQTTQKPSNQ, from the exons AT GTCAAATTACGAGGTTGCAGAGCTAACATGGGAGAATGGGCAACTAGGGTTGACTGAACTAAGTAGGACCAGCGAAACGCTAGAGTGTATTGTCCATCAAGCCACGTGCCAACACCATAGTTCTGGCCACCAGCCCCTGGTGAAGAAACGTACAAGATCAGAGTCAGATTATGCAACATTAAGTGTGAATGGTAGCAATTGTATGGATCAGACTAATAATAAGAGTTGGGCTAATTCTTTTGATTCTCCTCCAAGCTTCAAGCATAATAAAACTACTTTTGAGGATTCTGCTTCTCTTGGTGCATCG GAAAACCAAGATGAAGATGGAGAGACAAAGACAGAAACAGTAAAATCAGGGTCCAGCAGAAGAAATCGAGCTGCTTCTGTTCATAATCAGTCTGAGCGG AGACGAAGAGATAGGATAAATCAGAAAATGAAAGCTTTACAGAAGCTGGTTCCAAATGCAA tGCAGACAGATAAAGCATCAATGCTGGATGAAGTGATAGAGTACCTAAAACAATTAAAGGCACAAATACAAGTGATGAGCACTGCAAGAAATAATATGATGTCTTTTGGGATGCAATTTCAGATGTCTCTTCTTGCCCGTATGGGTATGATTGGAATTGGGTATCCACCACCCACCAGTACTACGGCGCCGTTTCTTCGTCTTCCCTTTCTGGTTCCCTCTATCATCCATCCTCATGCTCATGCTCCTCCTCCACCCACTCAA TCAATGAATATGGAAGTTTATAAGAAGATGGCAGGAGTGTATCTACAGCAACTCAACCAGACCACACAAAAACCAAGCAATCAATAA
- the LOC136232638 gene encoding transcription factor PIF7-like isoform X6, with translation MSNYEVAELTWENGQLGLTELSRTSETLECIVHQATCQHHSSGHQPLVKKRTRSESDYATLSVNGSNCMDQTNNKSWANSFDSPPSFKHNKTTFEDSASLGASENQDEDGETKTETVKSGSSRRNRAASVHNQSERRRRDRINQKMKALQKLVPNANVSSCPYGYDWNWVSTTHQYYGAVSSSSLSGSLYHPSSCSCSSSTHSINEYGSL, from the exons AT GTCAAATTACGAGGTTGCAGAGCTAACATGGGAGAATGGGCAACTAGGGTTGACTGAACTAAGTAGGACCAGCGAAACGCTAGAGTGTATTGTCCATCAAGCCACGTGCCAACACCATAGTTCTGGCCACCAGCCCCTGGTGAAGAAACGTACAAGATCAGAGTCAGATTATGCAACATTAAGTGTGAATGGTAGCAATTGTATGGATCAGACTAATAATAAGAGTTGGGCTAATTCTTTTGATTCTCCTCCAAGCTTCAAGCATAATAAAACTACTTTTGAGGATTCTGCTTCTCTTGGTGCATCG GAAAACCAAGATGAAGATGGAGAGACAAAGACAGAAACAGTAAAATCAGGGTCCAGCAGAAGAAATCGAGCTGCTTCTGTTCATAATCAGTCTGAGCGG AGACGAAGAGATAGGATAAATCAGAAAATGAAAGCTTTACAGAAGCTGGTTCCAAATGCAA ATGTCTCTTCTTGCCCGTATGGGTATGATTGGAATTGGGTATCCACCACCCACCAGTACTACGGCGCCGTTTCTTCGTCTTCCCTTTCTGGTTCCCTCTATCATCCATCCTCATGCTCATGCTCCTCCTCCACCCACTCAA TCAATGAATATGGAAGTTTATAA
- the LOC136202198 gene encoding uncharacterized protein, which translates to MLDQQNGTERLFSFIFPLFLFCLFSISQHFYLLQVCTYLSLSFIIGEKMDTIPENVATEIILGTDSIFAIKENHPISEIQQSACMVPEGNSETIVKTSASKDGHVRRNSTGNIGIPYRNVKILSRYLATSKSSCHDQCKYGMKQDLDVNMFGSRTLKTIAEKHTRGYYIGKPVALAEGKKKSAVRFLPSGSRSQKTDSPVATRREISSNRKRDLFKQFSLPLRGLVPRSDPTLSKLSSLEDHSGSKEFGTDVRDNHVKATSVQNLDGVSSNRKQTIRNAKQETNKLNGKKVLSRANVPLSSLHSVKKVVTRPIVSLAPKRSGKRYISAKNEQLKTLKVVSHLHNDVSSKHPRKDISIDQLSPNSTAKPPRRTQYKQGTLVSDSSTSQHQATNREKRSTNAESTKIKPMRDRVVRAKDKESTARKVNFRKGKVIENHQDIITSRRLKFKQRSLSDTLVVDVEKIKSNFGSREIHVDGVEMNGAKSESENVVLKHKDGDEDKKGPQNLLNNVIEETANKLSETKRSKVKVLVGAFESVISLRDSKQASMVDAS; encoded by the coding sequence ATGCTTGATCAGCAAAACGGAACAGAGAGACTTTTCTCTTTCATTTTCCCTCTATTCCTTTTCTGCCTTTTCTCCATCTCTCAACATTTTTATCTGCTGCAAGTTTGCACTTATCTTTCCTTATCTTTTATAATTGGGGAGAAAATGGATACAATCCCAGAAAATGTTGCTACAGAAATTATCCTCGGAACCGATTCTATATTCGCAATCAAGGAGAATCACCCAATTTCAGAGATACAACAATCTGCCTGTATGGTCCCTGAGGGCAATTCAGAAACGATTGTGAAAACTAGTGCATCCAAAGATGGTCATGTGAGAAGGAATTCTACTGGTAACATTGGCATCCCATACAGAAACGTAAAGATTCTTTCGCGTTATCTTGCCACGAGTAAGAGCTCCTGCCATGATCAGTGTAAATATGGAATGAAGCAAGACCTCGATGTGAATATGTTCGGTAGTCGAACATTGAAAACGATTGCGGAGAAGCACACCAGAGGCTATTACATTGGTAAGCCTGTAGCTTTAGCAGAAGGAAAGAAGAAATCAGCTGTGAGATTTTTACCTTCTGGTTCCAGAAGCCAAAAAACTGATAGTCCTGTTGCTACCAGGAGAGAAATTTCATCAAACCGGAAACGAGATTTGTTTAAACAGTTTTCGTTACCTCTTCGGGGATTAGTTCCAAGGTCGGATCCTACACTATCGAAGTTGTCCTCTCTAGAGGATCATTCAGGAAGTAAAGAATTCGGTACTGATGTTCGAGATAACCACGTAAAAGCTACTTCTGTGCAAAATCTAGATGGAGTTTCAAGTAACAGAAAACAAACTATCAGAAATGCTAAACAAGAGACCAACAAATTGAACGGGAAGAAGGTCTTGTCGCGAGCAAATGTTCCTTTGTCTAGTCTGCATTCCGTTAAGAAGGTAGTGACACGACCTATTGTTTCTTTGGCCCCGAAACGTTCTGGAAAGAGGTACATAAGCGCGAAGAATGAACAATTGAAGACCCTGAAAGTGGTTTCTCATCTTCATAATGATGTTTCCTCAAAGCATCCAAGAAAGGACATCTCCATTGATCAATTATCTCCAAATTCTACAGCGAAACCCCCGAGACGCACTCAATATAAACAGGGAACTCTTGTGTCTGATTCATCTACATCTCAACATCAAGCAACTAACAGGGAGAAGCGATCAACGAATGCAGAATCGACGAAGATTAAGCCTATGAGGGATAGAGTAGTTAGAGCAAAGGATAAAGAATCCACAGCCAGAAAGGTAAATTTCAGGAAAGGAAAGGTTATTGAGAATCATCAGGATATAATTACATCAAGGAGACTGAAATTCAAGCAAAGATCCTTAAGTGACACACTTgttgttgatgttgagaaaataaaaagtaaCTTTGGGAGCAGAGAAATTCATGTGGATGGTGTTGAAATGAATGGTGCAAAATCTGAATCAGAGAATGTTGTTTTGAAACATAAAGATGGTGATGAAGATAAGAAAGGTCCACAGAATTTGTTGAATAACGTGATTGAGGAGACAGCAAATAAGCTATCTGAGACAAAAAGGAGTAAAGTGAAAGTCTTGGTTGGTGCATTTGAAAGTGTCATATCTTTAAGGGATTCAAAACAAGCATCCATGGTTGATGCTAGCTGA
- the LOC136232638 gene encoding uncharacterized protein isoform X5, with the protein MSNYEVAELTWENGQLGLTELSRTSETLECIVHQATCQHHSSGHQPLVKKRTRSESDYATLSVNGSNCMDQTNNKSWANSFDSPPSFKHNKTTFEDSASLGASENQDEDGETKTETVKSGSSRRNRAASVHNQSERMSLLARMGMIGIGYPPPTSTTAPFLRLPFLVPSIIHPHAHAPPPPTQSMNMEVYKKMAGVYLQQLNQTTQKPSNQ; encoded by the exons AT GTCAAATTACGAGGTTGCAGAGCTAACATGGGAGAATGGGCAACTAGGGTTGACTGAACTAAGTAGGACCAGCGAAACGCTAGAGTGTATTGTCCATCAAGCCACGTGCCAACACCATAGTTCTGGCCACCAGCCCCTGGTGAAGAAACGTACAAGATCAGAGTCAGATTATGCAACATTAAGTGTGAATGGTAGCAATTGTATGGATCAGACTAATAATAAGAGTTGGGCTAATTCTTTTGATTCTCCTCCAAGCTTCAAGCATAATAAAACTACTTTTGAGGATTCTGCTTCTCTTGGTGCATCG GAAAACCAAGATGAAGATGGAGAGACAAAGACAGAAACAGTAAAATCAGGGTCCAGCAGAAGAAATCGAGCTGCTTCTGTTCATAATCAGTCTGAGCGG ATGTCTCTTCTTGCCCGTATGGGTATGATTGGAATTGGGTATCCACCACCCACCAGTACTACGGCGCCGTTTCTTCGTCTTCCCTTTCTGGTTCCCTCTATCATCCATCCTCATGCTCATGCTCCTCCTCCACCCACTCAA TCAATGAATATGGAAGTTTATAAGAAGATGGCAGGAGTGTATCTACAGCAACTCAACCAGACCACACAAAAACCAAGCAATCAATAA
- the LOC136232634 gene encoding uncharacterized protein translates to MWGFASKAISGTSKLKNECLKPSQALSECSDDEPSLNNSREEGLECPICWESFNIVENVPYVLWCGHTLCKNCVLGLQRAVVKLPALPIQLPFFITCPWCSLLSLRLVYKGNLRFPCKNYFVLWMVESMNGDRSKSYFSLRGDHQAVCSSNRNLGVGNQVSQTSNRRGPCTRTSEQSASTRVQGGMNIRYINADRLQVSLRKSLVFFVHLTAKFPLIVIFLLVILYAIPVSAAVLALYILITIIFAVPSFLVLYFALPSLDWLVREIIN, encoded by the coding sequence ATGTGGGGGTTTGCTTCAAAAGCCATCAGTGGAACTAGTAAATTGAAGAATGAATGTTTAAAGCCAAGCCAAGCTCTTTCAGAGTGCTCAGATGATGAACCTTCATTGAACAATAGCAGAGAGGAAGGATTGGAATGCCCTATATGCTGGGAGTCTTTTAATATTGTTGAGAATGTGCCCTATGTTCTATGGTGTGGCCACACATTATGTAAGAATTGCGTGCTAGGGCTGCAAAGAGCTGTTGTGAAACTTCCTGCACTGCCAATCCAGCTTCCGTTCTTCATCACTTGCCCATGGTGTAGTCTATTATCTTTGAGGCTGGTGTATAAAGGAAATCTTAGGTTCCCTTGCAAGAACTACTTTGTACTCTGGATGGTTGAGAGCATGAATGGCGATAGGTCAAAGTCATATTTCTCGTTGCGTGGGGATCATCAAGCTGTCTGTTCTTCAAACAGAAATTTGGGTGTAGGAAATCAAGTTAGCCAAACAAGCAACAGAAGAGGCCCTTGTACTCGTACCTCAGAACAATCAGCCTCTACCCGTGTTCAAGGCGGTATGAACATTAGGTACATCAATGCCGACAGACTTCAAGTGTCCCTTCGTAAGTCATTGGTTTTCTTTGTCCACTTGACAGCTAAATTTCCGTTGATTGTCATATTTCTTCTGGTTATTTTGTATGCAATACCGGTCAGTGCAGCCGTATTGGCACTCTACATCCTTATCACCATTATATTTGCTGTCCCATCTTTTCTCGTCTTGTACTTTGCCTTACCTAGTCTAGATTGGTTGGTTAGAGAAATCATTAATTGA
- the LOC136232638 gene encoding transcription factor PIF7-like isoform X4, translated as MSNYEVAELTWENGQLGLTELSRTSETLECIVHQATCQHHSSGHQPLVKKRTRSESDYATLSVNGSNCMDQTNNKSWANSFDSPPSFKHNKTTFEDSASLGASENQDEDGETKTETVKSGSSRRNRAASVHNQSERRRRDRINQKMKALQKLVPNASKMSLLARMGMIGIGYPPPTSTTAPFLRLPFLVPSIIHPHAHAPPPPTQSMNMEVYKKMAGVYLQQLNQTTQKPSNQ; from the exons AT GTCAAATTACGAGGTTGCAGAGCTAACATGGGAGAATGGGCAACTAGGGTTGACTGAACTAAGTAGGACCAGCGAAACGCTAGAGTGTATTGTCCATCAAGCCACGTGCCAACACCATAGTTCTGGCCACCAGCCCCTGGTGAAGAAACGTACAAGATCAGAGTCAGATTATGCAACATTAAGTGTGAATGGTAGCAATTGTATGGATCAGACTAATAATAAGAGTTGGGCTAATTCTTTTGATTCTCCTCCAAGCTTCAAGCATAATAAAACTACTTTTGAGGATTCTGCTTCTCTTGGTGCATCG GAAAACCAAGATGAAGATGGAGAGACAAAGACAGAAACAGTAAAATCAGGGTCCAGCAGAAGAAATCGAGCTGCTTCTGTTCATAATCAGTCTGAGCGG AGACGAAGAGATAGGATAAATCAGAAAATGAAAGCTTTACAGAAGCTGGTTCCAAATGCAAGTAAG ATGTCTCTTCTTGCCCGTATGGGTATGATTGGAATTGGGTATCCACCACCCACCAGTACTACGGCGCCGTTTCTTCGTCTTCCCTTTCTGGTTCCCTCTATCATCCATCCTCATGCTCATGCTCCTCCTCCACCCACTCAA TCAATGAATATGGAAGTTTATAAGAAGATGGCAGGAGTGTATCTACAGCAACTCAACCAGACCACACAAAAACCAAGCAATCAATAA